A region of Deinococcus seoulensis DNA encodes the following proteins:
- the ilvC gene encoding ketol-acid reductoisomerase: protein MAAKMYYDRDVSTAPIENKLIAIIGYGSQAHAHAQNLRDSGFNVVVGLREGSASRAKAEQAGLRVASIEDATKEADVVMLLIPDEQQPAVYEQSIAPNLADGKALAFGHGFNVHFGRITPSAGVDVFLVAPKGPGHMLRRVYADGAGMPGIFAVQQDATGKARDIALAYASGIGCTRAGVLETTFKEETETDLFGEQAVLCGGVTHLIQAGFETLVEAGYQPEIAYFETLHEVKLIVDLIYEKGFEGMRHSISNTAEFGDYVTGPRVVTAETKAEMGRVLSDIQTGKFAERFIADAEAGFPFMEEQRGKMRGHTLEVVGKELRDQMPFITKKALEV, encoded by the coding sequence ATGGCTGCAAAAATGTACTACGACCGCGACGTGAGCACCGCCCCCATCGAGAACAAGCTGATCGCCATCATCGGTTACGGCAGCCAGGCGCACGCGCACGCGCAGAACCTCCGCGACAGCGGCTTCAACGTCGTGGTGGGCCTGCGTGAAGGCAGCGCCAGCCGCGCCAAGGCCGAGCAGGCCGGACTGCGCGTCGCCAGCATCGAGGACGCCACGAAGGAAGCGGACGTGGTCATGCTCCTGATCCCCGACGAGCAGCAGCCCGCCGTGTACGAGCAGAGCATCGCCCCGAACCTCGCCGACGGCAAGGCCCTGGCGTTCGGTCACGGCTTCAACGTGCACTTCGGCCGCATCACGCCGTCCGCTGGCGTGGACGTGTTCCTCGTGGCGCCCAAGGGCCCCGGCCACATGCTGCGCCGCGTCTACGCCGACGGGGCGGGCATGCCCGGCATCTTCGCCGTGCAGCAGGACGCCACCGGCAAGGCCCGCGACATCGCCCTGGCGTACGCCAGTGGCATCGGCTGCACCCGCGCCGGCGTGCTGGAAACCACCTTCAAGGAAGAAACCGAGACCGACCTGTTCGGCGAGCAGGCCGTGCTGTGCGGCGGCGTGACCCACCTGATTCAGGCGGGCTTCGAGACGCTGGTCGAGGCCGGCTACCAGCCCGAGATCGCGTACTTCGAGACGCTGCACGAGGTGAAACTGATCGTGGACCTGATCTACGAGAAGGGCTTCGAGGGCATGCGCCACTCCATCAGCAACACCGCCGAGTTCGGTGACTACGTGACCGGGCCGCGCGTCGTGACCGCCGAGACGAAAGCCGAGATGGGCCGCGTCCTGAGCGACATCCAGACCGGCAAGTTCGCCGAGCGTTTCATCGCGGACGCCGAGGCTGGCTTCCCGTTCATGGAGGAGCAGCGCGGCAAGATGCGCGGCCACACCCTGGAAGTCGTCGGGAAGGAACTGCGCGACCAGATGCCCTTCATCACCAAGAAAGCACTCGAAGTTTAA
- the ilvN gene encoding acetolactate synthase small subunit, giving the protein MTQATTPPQREPNPEQLLSILVRDEPRVLTRITALFGRRGYNIKSLSVGSTEHPGVSRMTIVVSGDRGVVEQAIRQLEKLHDVVRIIDHSLEKYVDRELVLVKVAITPENRVEVRQIAEDFRSRIVDVGRHALTFEVTGDEGKLTAFIEQMRPFGILETMRTGRIALTRGSNADIPGHVYHGETQALKPAVQIEQPREERAREVPNLF; this is encoded by the coding sequence ATGACACAGGCAACCACCCCCCCCCAGCGCGAACCCAACCCCGAGCAACTGCTGTCCATCCTGGTCCGCGACGAACCCCGCGTCCTGACCCGCATCACGGCCCTGTTCGGCCGGCGCGGCTACAACATCAAGAGCCTGTCGGTCGGCAGCACCGAGCACCCCGGCGTGTCCCGCATGACCATCGTCGTCAGCGGTGACCGGGGCGTGGTCGAGCAGGCCATCCGGCAACTGGAGAAACTGCACGACGTGGTCCGCATCATCGACCACAGCCTCGAGAAGTACGTGGACCGCGAACTGGTGCTCGTGAAGGTCGCCATCACGCCCGAGAACCGCGTCGAGGTCCGCCAGATCGCCGAGGACTTCCGTAGCCGCATCGTGGACGTCGGCCGCCACGCCCTGACCTTCGAGGTCACGGGCGACGAGGGCAAACTGACCGCCTTCATTGAGCAGATGCGCCCCTTCGGCATCCTGGAAACCATGCGCACCGGCCGCATCGCCCTGACGCGCGGCAGCAACGCCGACATTCCCGGCCACGTGTACCACGGCGAGACGCAGGCCCTCAAGCCCGCCGTGCAGATCGAACAGCCCCGCGAGGAACGCGCCCGCGAAGTCCCCAATCTGTTCTAG
- a CDS encoding DUF11 domain-containing protein, producing the protein MRAPLHLLTSLGPLLAALVLLALLGSASAQQAFGTRYANTATNGDIVLIGNMNFHCLTVAPATAAQITACNTARSGGTATNNNVYMQAVDTDTDPLTTNSSSATLTLGSGSSVLFAGLYWSGISTSAANRAAVRLATPASASVALTATRTSVIGSNYQSFVDVTTLVQAGGSGTYTAGNVASTAGGGSWAGWTLVVAYRNPAQPTRNLAVFDGFLQASDPAVPVDISVSGFITPSVGTVRSTIGVVAYDGDRGSQEGVSATPQGSLRFGPNTAALNTVSNTVNPVNDVFNSTISTTTGAAGGGTDVTGGRTPAFTNTLGLDIDTFTPNTPLPNGSTSAVVRVIGTSNDVIFPGVITLATEIFVPNIKDALTKTVTDLNGGVLLPGDTLEYELVIRNQGNDGALNVILTDPIPARTTYLPGSMTVTGANAGAKTDLVGDDQAEFDAAGNRVVFRLGSGANAATGGAVLPNEETRVRFRVTVNAGTPGGTTIDNTGTVNYRQQTLGTSVSDTSDSDPVTAGDQPARVTVASPDLSVTKTHTGTFSTGVPGTFTLRVSNAGPAPTTGTITLTDTLPAGMTAQSIAGSGWTCTVSPLRCTRTDPLNPGGSYPDVTLTVLVSPDGTYTNTASVSGGGEAPAQTGNNAASDTVTVTAQPPVVVLTKSVRNVTRSGAASTSSGALPGEILEYCIAYRVSGGDAANFVLRDTSPPQTLPQPGAYGAGLGLLVTRPAGTVSLTSAADADPGSISGQDISVRLGTVTSGETGSVCFRASVR; encoded by the coding sequence ATGCGCGCACCGCTCCATCTGCTGACTTCGCTGGGCCCGCTGCTCGCGGCGCTGGTCCTGCTGGCCCTGCTGGGGAGCGCGTCGGCGCAGCAGGCCTTCGGGACCCGCTACGCGAACACCGCCACGAACGGCGACATCGTCCTGATCGGGAACATGAACTTTCACTGCCTGACGGTCGCTCCCGCCACCGCCGCGCAGATCACGGCCTGCAACACCGCCCGGTCTGGTGGGACCGCCACCAACAACAACGTGTACATGCAGGCCGTGGATACCGACACGGACCCCCTGACCACCAATTCCAGTTCCGCCACCCTGACCCTGGGCAGCGGCAGCAGCGTCCTGTTCGCCGGACTGTACTGGTCGGGCATCAGTACCAGCGCCGCCAACCGCGCCGCCGTGCGTCTGGCCACGCCCGCCAGCGCCAGCGTCGCCCTGACCGCCACGCGCACCAGCGTCATCGGCAGCAACTACCAGTCGTTCGTGGACGTCACCACGCTCGTGCAGGCTGGCGGCAGCGGCACGTACACCGCCGGGAACGTCGCCAGCACGGCCGGCGGCGGCAGCTGGGCCGGCTGGACGCTGGTCGTCGCTTACCGCAACCCGGCCCAGCCGACCCGCAACCTCGCCGTGTTCGACGGATTCCTGCAGGCCAGTGACCCCGCCGTGCCAGTCGACATTTCCGTGAGCGGATTCATTACCCCCAGCGTCGGCACGGTCAGAAGTACCATCGGTGTCGTCGCGTACGACGGTGACCGCGGCTCTCAGGAAGGGGTGTCCGCGACCCCGCAGGGCAGCCTGCGGTTCGGGCCGAACACCGCGGCCCTGAACACCGTGTCGAACACGGTCAACCCGGTCAACGACGTGTTCAACTCCACCATCTCTACCACCACGGGCGCGGCAGGTGGCGGCACGGACGTCACGGGCGGCCGCACGCCGGCCTTCACGAACACCCTGGGCCTCGACATCGATACCTTCACGCCCAACACGCCCCTCCCGAACGGCAGCACCTCCGCCGTGGTCCGCGTGATCGGCACGAGCAACGACGTGATCTTCCCCGGCGTGATCACCCTCGCCACCGAGATCTTCGTTCCGAACATCAAGGACGCCCTGACCAAGACCGTCACCGACCTGAACGGCGGCGTGCTGCTGCCCGGCGACACCCTGGAGTACGAACTGGTCATCCGCAACCAGGGGAACGACGGCGCCCTGAACGTCATCCTGACCGACCCCATCCCGGCGCGCACCACCTACCTGCCGGGCTCCATGACCGTGACCGGCGCGAACGCCGGAGCGAAAACGGACCTGGTGGGCGACGACCAGGCCGAATTCGACGCAGCCGGGAACCGCGTGGTGTTCCGCCTGGGCAGCGGCGCGAATGCCGCCACGGGCGGCGCGGTCCTCCCGAACGAGGAAACCCGCGTGCGTTTCCGGGTCACCGTGAACGCCGGAACGCCCGGCGGCACCACCATCGACAACACCGGCACCGTCAACTACCGCCAGCAGACCCTCGGCACCAGCGTGTCGGACACCAGCGACAGCGACCCCGTCACCGCCGGAGATCAACCGGCCCGCGTCACCGTCGCCAGCCCCGACCTCAGCGTCACGAAAACCCACACCGGCACCTTCAGCACGGGCGTGCCCGGCACGTTCACGCTGCGCGTCTCGAACGCCGGACCCGCCCCCACCACGGGCACCATCACCCTGACCGACACCCTGCCCGCCGGGATGACCGCCCAGAGCATCGCCGGCAGCGGCTGGACCTGCACCGTGTCGCCGCTGCGCTGCACCCGCACCGACCCCCTGAACCCCGGCGGCAGCTACCCGGACGTGACCCTGACCGTCCTGGTCAGCCCGGACGGCACGTACACCAACACCGCCAGCGTGAGCGGAGGCGGCGAGGCCCCCGCGCAGACCGGCAACAACGCCGCCAGCGACACCGTCACCGTGACCGCCCAGCCGCCCGTCGTGGTCCTCACCAAGAGCGTGCGGAACGTCACGCGCAGCGGCGCGGCCAGCACCTCGTCCGGCGCGCTGCCCGGCGAGATCCTCGAGTACTGCATTGCGTACCGGGTCAGTGGCGGGGACGCCGCGAACTTCGTGCTGCGCGACACCTCCCCCCCGCAGACCCTCCCGCAGCCCGGCGCGTACGGCGCGGGCCTGGGCCTGCTCGTCACGCGCCCCGCCGGGACCGTGAGCCTCACCTCGGCCGCCGACGCCGACCCCGGCAGCATCAGCGGGCAGGACATCAGCGTGCGGCTGGGCACCGTTACCAGCGGCGAAACCGGCAGCGTCTGCTTCCGCGCCAGCGTCCGCTGA